The following nucleotide sequence is from Clostridia bacterium.
CAGCATTGCGTTGACGCGCTTTTAGTAGTCTATCCTTAATTGATGCCTTGTATTCATCCAAGGTTTCAAAACTGCTAGTGTCTTTTGCAAATTTGTCATCAGCTTCAGGAAGTTCTTTAACAAAAATCTCATGCAGCTTAACTTCAAAAACAGCAGGTTTTCCTTTTAAATTTTCAGCGCCGTAATCATCGGGGAACTTAACATTGATGTCTTTGGTTTCACCTATTTTCATGCCGATAATCTGATCTTCAAAGCCATCTATGAATGTATGGCTGCCGATAGTCAGTTCGTACTTTTCTGCTGTGCCGCCTTCGAACTTAACGCCGTCAACTGAACCTGAGAAGTCAATTACAACAATATCTCCGTCTTTAACTTCTCTGTCTGTTACGGAAACTTTTCTAGCCGCTCTTTCTCTTAAATGATATAATTCATGATCTACATCATCATCAGTTACTACAACTTTTTCAGTTTCAACTTTCAAACCTGTATATGCGCCAAGCTCAACAGGGGGTTTAACCAAAACCTTGCATATTATTGTCATGCTTCCGTCTTCTGCTACGTCGTCTATGGTAACATCGGGACGGTCAATGGGTTCTATGTCCTTTTCCTTAATCAATATTTCAGTATATGCTTTTGAAAAAACTTCATTAAAAGAATCTTCAAAAAAGATTGAGGGACCATAAGCAACTTCTAATGCCTTTCTAGGAACTTTTCCTTTTCTAAAGCCGGGCAAACTGTATTTGTGTTTGTTGTGCTGATAAGTATGCTCAACAGCTTCCTCCCACTCTTGTTTGTCAATTTTTATTGAAAGCTTAACTTCTTTTTCCGATTTGTCCACTGTGTATTGCATTTTTAAAAACAATCTCCTGTTATATATGTTTTATGCTGTCAAAACATTATACCCAAACAAACAATGTTTGTCAATTGCACATACCTGTATTTAAGGTCCATTTGTCACACAATTATTTGACAAAATTTTTACCATTATAATTTATTATTGCGCGTTTTGATTGTTATCATATATAATAAAAAGACGAAAAAAGATTTTTGAGGTCAAATAATGCCTTTTGATTCACTGACGCTAACAGCAGTAAAAAATGAATTAAATCAGTCTATAATTGACGCAAGGCTTGAAAAAATCTATATGCCTGCGTCTAATATTCTAGTTTTTAATTTTCATGGCAAAAACGGCAGACAAAAACTGCTTATTGCTTTGGATAATTATGCCCGCATTCATTTGACCCAACAAAATTTTGACAATCCGTTAAATGCCCCTGCCTTTTGTATGCATTTGAGAAAATATCTAAACGGAGCAAAGCTTGTCAATATAACTCAGCCCAAATACGAAAGAATTTTGGAATTTGAATTTAATGTGCTGAACGAATTAAGAGATAATGTTAGCTTTAAGGTTATTGCTGAGATTATGGGAAAATACAGCAATGTTATAGCAGTCAATGAAAACGGCATTATCACAGAATGCATCAAGCATATCTATCCTAACATCACTTCAACCGATACTATTGCAAAACGCGCGTTATTGCCTAATATTGCTTACACATATCCAGAAACAGAAGGCAAAATCACTATAGATGATTATGAAGAGTTTATAAGCCGCTTAATGCAATTTACAGGCGGGGCTTTGGATAAATATATAATGGGCTTTTTAAAAGGCATTGCTCCTTCTACAGTAAGCGAACTTGTATCAGATATTATACCGGAATTAATTGACGAAGAAGTATCTAAAATTATTTATAAAAGATTTTATGATTATGCTGATAAGGTAAAAAAAGGCGACATTTTTCCCGTAGTTACATTTTCCAACGACGGCGAGCCTGACGACTATTATCTTTTTCCTCAAAAAATCAACAGTAATCGATCAGTCAGCTTTGATTCAATCAATCAGGCTATTGACAGCTGCATGAGTCAAAAGACAAGCATAAGTTCGTTTAAGGTAAAATATAACGAGTTGTTTCAAATCCTTAAAAGCTTAGCATCAAAAGCCGAAAAAAGGCGTGTGTCGGCAGAAACAAAACTAAGAGAATCAGCGTCAGCAGAAAAATATAAATTATATGGAGAATTGATTTTGAGCAATCTTCACAACATAAAATCCCGAACGGATAAGGTTGAATTATTCAATTATTATGACAATACCAATATCACTGTTCCTTTGGATATAAAATTGACACCTCAAGCGAATGCTCAAAAATATTATAAAAAATATAATAAATCCAAAAAGACAGCTGAAGTAGTCACACAGCAGATCAATGAAGATAATGAATTTATTGAATATATTCAGACTATCATAGAGAGTTTAAGACAGGCAGAGACATTACAGGATCTAGAAGATATTGCGGCTGAAATGAAACAAAATGGATTTATAAAAGACAATACAAGAAAGTCAGAAAAAGAAATCAGCAAACCAAGACAATATAAAGTTGACGGCTTTTTGATCAAAGTGGGACGCAATAACGCACAAAATGACCGTTTGGTCAGATCTTCAAAACCTGACGATATCTGGCTGCATACCAAGGATATACACAGTTCTCATACAGTGATTACAAGCGACAAAAAAGTTGTACCCAATCATGTGCTTGTAATAGCCGCAGAAATAACCGCATATTACTCAAAGGCGCATTTATCCCAAAACGTACCTGTTGATTATACTTTTATAAAATTTGTAAAAAAGCCGCCAAAAGCGGCTTTGGGAAGAGTAATATATACCGATCAGCATACGCTGTTTGTTAATCCCCAAAAGAGAGATGAATATAGAATAAAAAATTAAAAATTATTCTACCGTTACAGACTTGGCTAGATTTCTGGGCTTGTCGGGATTATAACCTTTGTTTACCGCCATATAATATGAAAAATACTGCAAAGGCATAACGCCTAAAACAGGCATAAAATAATCATTGGCGGACGGTATATGTATTACATAATCCACAAATTCATTTTGAACAATGGTTTCATCCTGTGTAATTGCTATTACCTGCGCACCTCTCGCCTTTACTTCATACAATGCGTTCATAGTCTTGTTGATAAGTTCTTTTTGGGTAAGCAATACAATAACCAAAGTATCTTGTTCAATTAATGCAAGCGTTCCATGCTTTAATTCGCCGGCCGCTAATCCTTCACTGCTTATATAAGAAATTTCTTTTAATTTAAGTGCGCCTTCAAGCGCCACAGCA
It contains:
- the tig gene encoding trigger factor — translated: MQYTVDKSEKEVKLSIKIDKQEWEEAVEHTYQHNKHKYSLPGFRKGKVPRKALEVAYGPSIFFEDSFNEVFSKAYTEILIKEKDIEPIDRPDVTIDDVAEDGSMTIICKVLVKPPVELGAYTGLKVETEKVVVTDDDVDHELYHLRERAARKVSVTDREVKDGDIVVIDFSGSVDGVKFEGGTAEKYELTIGSHTFIDGFEDQIIGMKIGETKDINVKFPDDYGAENLKGKPAVFEVKLHEIFVKELPEADDKFAKDTSSFETLDEYKASIKDRLLKARQRNAENEKENKLLDQIVAATKTEIPEVMIEHQLDNIVKDLEMRLSYQGLKLDQYFKYINSDEKKFRQDRKPEAEKTVKMRMTIEEIIKRENLGATEEEMNAKFAEFAEKAKKSVDEYKKNVSEQQYNYMYNEITMNKLTTFLKEKNEFIEVEPKETKAHCAHCK
- a CDS encoding NFACT RNA binding domain-containing protein, producing the protein MPFDSLTLTAVKNELNQSIIDARLEKIYMPASNILVFNFHGKNGRQKLLIALDNYARIHLTQQNFDNPLNAPAFCMHLRKYLNGAKLVNITQPKYERILEFEFNVLNELRDNVSFKVIAEIMGKYSNVIAVNENGIITECIKHIYPNITSTDTIAKRALLPNIAYTYPETEGKITIDDYEEFISRLMQFTGGALDKYIMGFLKGIAPSTVSELVSDIIPELIDEEVSKIIYKRFYDYADKVKKGDIFPVVTFSNDGEPDDYYLFPQKINSNRSVSFDSINQAIDSCMSQKTSISSFKVKYNELFQILKSLASKAEKRRVSAETKLRESASAEKYKLYGELILSNLHNIKSRTDKVELFNYYDNTNITVPLDIKLTPQANAQKYYKKYNKSKKTAEVVTQQINEDNEFIEYIQTIIESLRQAETLQDLEDIAAEMKQNGFIKDNTRKSEKEISKPRQYKVDGFLIKVGRNNAQNDRLVRSSKPDDIWLHTKDIHSSHTVITSDKKVVPNHVLVIAAEITAYYSKAHLSQNVPVDYTFIKFVKKPPKAALGRVIYTDQHTLFVNPQKRDEYRIKN